In one window of Saprospiraceae bacterium DNA:
- a CDS encoding APC family permease produces the protein MQFKEKNKLNLFSLSIVVISLVIGMGIFKTASVSAKAALDPQMFFAAWIAGGLMALCGALTYAEIGSRYPVTGGYYKIFSVAYHPSVAFAMNGTILVSNAAALGGVSMIGSDYLCSLLFDDIPGSAFKTWIAMGSIALFYMVNLKGLKFSSNALNALMLLKIAMILLIISALFFPETHVHSNGFTNESQGATFTDYIWAFGAALVAVSFTYGGYQHAINFGEEVNNAPTNMPKGIIIGMCAVIVLYMLINYSYFKVIGFEELKSSSGIASLVIFKLLGPAGEKIFTGLLVLAVFTYVNVNLLSNPRIMYAMSSDGVLPEIFKKQHPVSKVFVVSLSVFAAAAMLITLYAETFDKILGFVMILDSIGMAASAATIFYLRKNAKEFNFKEIYAMRLYPWVPGIFILGYLFVCITCIYLYPEYAWIAAAVFFGLIIFYFITKKLKSQI, from the coding sequence ATGCAATTCAAAGAAAAAAATAAGTTGAATTTATTTTCCCTAAGCATTGTCGTCATTAGTCTGGTGATTGGGATGGGTATTTTTAAGACGGCATCAGTTAGTGCCAAAGCGGCTCTCGACCCACAAATGTTTTTTGCGGCCTGGATTGCAGGAGGATTGATGGCATTATGTGGGGCATTGACTTATGCGGAAATAGGATCGAGGTACCCGGTCACAGGTGGCTATTATAAAATATTTTCGGTGGCCTATCATCCATCTGTGGCGTTTGCCATGAATGGTACGATCCTGGTTTCAAATGCCGCTGCTTTGGGTGGGGTTTCCATGATCGGATCCGATTATTTATGTTCGTTGTTATTTGATGATATTCCCGGATCTGCCTTTAAAACATGGATCGCAATGGGTTCCATCGCTTTATTTTATATGGTTAATCTGAAAGGACTGAAATTCAGTTCCAACGCATTAAATGCACTGATGTTGTTAAAAATTGCCATGATCCTGTTGATCATTTCTGCCTTGTTTTTTCCGGAAACTCACGTACATTCCAATGGGTTTACAAATGAAAGTCAGGGAGCTACTTTTACAGATTACATATGGGCATTTGGTGCCGCTTTGGTTGCGGTATCCTTTACATATGGGGGTTACCAGCATGCTATCAATTTTGGCGAAGAAGTCAATAATGCTCCAACCAATATGCCTAAAGGGATCATCATAGGAATGTGTGCAGTGATTGTCTTGTACATGTTGATTAATTACAGTTATTTTAAAGTCATCGGGTTTGAAGAGCTGAAATCTTCGAGTGGAATAGCTTCGTTGGTAATTTTCAAATTGTTGGGACCTGCGGGTGAGAAAATATTTACAGGCTTGCTGGTGCTGGCTGTTTTTACATACGTGAATGTCAATCTCCTGAGCAATCCGAGGATCATGTATGCCATGAGTTCGGATGGGGTTTTACCGGAAATATTTAAAAAGCAGCATCCCGTAAGCAAAGTTTTTGTTGTGAGTTTGTCTGTTTTCGCTGCGGCTGCTATGTTGATCACCCTGTATGCAGAGACTTTTGACAAAATTCTGGGATTTGTAATGATCCTGGATTCAATTGGAATGGCAGCATCAGCAGCCACGATATTTTATTTGCGAAAAAACGCAAAGGAATTTAATTTCAAAGAAATATATGCCATGCGACTGTATCCCTGGGTTCCAGGAATTTTTATACTCGGTTATTTATTTGTGTGCATAACTTGTATCTATTTGTATCCGGAGTATGCATGGATTGCAGCAGCCGTATTTTTTGGATTGATAATTTTTTATTTTATAACAAAAAAATTGAAATCTCAGATTTGA
- a CDS encoding ribonuclease H-like domain-containing protein: MELHNILFVDLETVSCESTLNNLDERWQKLFDHKMRYYREREPDKTLEELYLEKAAIYAEFGKIVCIGVGLFRNNQLRIKTFAGPDEELLLTDFFTLLTSHFGNPDRHGICGHNIREFDVPYLCRRALINGLQLPAPLQIGGRKPWELKHLLDTMEMWKFGDIKHFISLELLAACLGLESPKSDIDGSQVGRVFYEDEDIERIARYCAQDIWVTANVYLRYHQQAPIPFEQVVISEAG, encoded by the coding sequence ATGGAACTTCATAATATTTTATTTGTTGATTTAGAAACGGTTAGTTGTGAATCTACCTTAAATAATCTCGATGAAAGGTGGCAAAAGTTGTTTGATCACAAGATGCGCTATTACCGGGAGCGTGAGCCTGACAAGACTCTTGAGGAATTATATCTGGAGAAAGCCGCGATTTATGCAGAATTCGGGAAAATCGTTTGCATCGGGGTCGGATTGTTCCGGAATAACCAACTGCGGATCAAAACATTTGCGGGTCCCGATGAAGAATTGCTATTGACTGATTTTTTCACGCTTCTGACTTCACACTTTGGTAATCCCGACCGTCATGGAATCTGCGGGCATAACATCCGGGAATTTGATGTGCCCTATTTGTGCAGACGGGCACTGATCAACGGATTGCAACTTCCGGCTCCTTTGCAAATAGGCGGGCGCAAACCCTGGGAACTGAAACATCTTCTCGATACCATGGAAATGTGGAAATTCGGTGATATCAAGCATTTTATTTCGCTTGAACTCCTTGCTGCCTGCCTTGGATTGGAAAGTCCAAAGTCCGACATCGATGGCAGCCAGGTGGGACGCGTTTTCTACGAAGATGAAGACATCGAGCGGATCGCCCGTTACTGCGCACAGGACATTTGGGTAACTGCAAATGTTTATCTCCGCTATCATCAACAGGCGCCGATTCCGTTTGAGCAGGTAGTGATTTCGGAAGCAGGTTAG
- a CDS encoding nicotinamide mononucleotide transporter, with amino-acid sequence MILSAIPWFDTAFRLFQYSVSYIELISVVAGIAAVYLAAREKIWTWPVGLINICTAFFIYYHVSLYSDMFLQIYFFGISLYGWIVWRKEQKSDVPLKWLPNGTRIMIGLSIIFSTMVLGNYMTQIHMVLPEIFTEKAAYPYADTWVATTSIVANTLMAKRFIESWILWIAIDVLCVYLYYQKDIHFIALEFLFFLGLATYGLYSWMHLKKQQDQSL; translated from the coding sequence TTGATTCTGTCCGCCATTCCCTGGTTTGATACTGCATTTCGCTTATTCCAATATTCCGTAAGTTATATTGAGCTGATCTCGGTCGTTGCAGGGATTGCAGCAGTTTATCTTGCTGCCAGAGAAAAAATATGGACCTGGCCCGTCGGACTCATCAATATTTGTACTGCATTTTTTATTTATTACCATGTCAGTTTGTATTCCGACATGTTTCTCCAAATTTATTTTTTTGGCATCAGTTTGTATGGATGGATCGTATGGCGAAAGGAACAAAAAAGTGATGTCCCATTAAAGTGGCTTCCTAACGGAACGCGTATAATGATCGGTCTCTCCATAATTTTCTCTACCATGGTTTTGGGAAACTACATGACCCAAATTCACATGGTGCTTCCGGAAATTTTCACCGAAAAGGCTGCGTATCCTTATGCAGATACCTGGGTAGCGACAACAAGCATTGTGGCCAATACCCTGATGGCGAAACGATTTATAGAAAGCTGGATACTTTGGATCGCTATTGACGTGTTGTGCGTTTATCTTTATTACCAAAAAGACATCCATTTTATTGCCCTGGAATTCCTCTTCTTCCTGGGTTTGGCAACTTATGGACTATACAGCTGGATGCATTTAAAAAAACAGCAGGATCAGTCTTTATAA
- the rpsP gene encoding 30S ribosomal protein S16: protein MAVKIRLQRKGRKKAPFYHIVIADARSPRDGKFIEKLGIYNPITKPATVEIDRDKAFDWLMKGAQPTDTVNAILRYKGVLHRKHLQRGVSKGVLTQEQADLKYNEWVQAKEGNIAQKVEARKQEMADFHKKVSGEAKAAAPAPAATEEE from the coding sequence ATGGCCGTTAAAATCAGGTTACAACGCAAGGGACGTAAAAAAGCTCCCTTTTACCACATCGTCATCGCTGACGCAAGATCTCCCAGAGACGGAAAATTTATTGAAAAATTGGGAATTTACAATCCGATTACCAAACCGGCAACGGTTGAAATCGATCGCGATAAGGCTTTCGATTGGTTGATGAAAGGGGCACAACCCACAGATACGGTGAATGCCATACTTCGTTATAAGGGTGTACTCCACCGCAAACACCTTCAAAGAGGGGTTTCCAAAGGAGTTTTAACCCAGGAGCAGGCCGATCTCAAATACAATGAATGGGTACAGGCAAAAGAAGGAAACATTGCCCAAAAAGTTGAAGCCAGAAAACAAGAAATGGCAGATTTCCATAAAAAAGTAAGTGGTGAAGCTAAAGCTGCAGCACCTGCTCCGGCTGCAACAGAAGAGGAATAA
- a CDS encoding ribulose-phosphate 3-epimerase, translating to MALIAPSLLSCDFLKIGEEIQWLESSESDWHHIDVMDGRFVPNISFGLPVLAAMHRIAKKPLDVHLMIVEPEKYILDFRKAGADHITVHLEACTHLHRVVQQIKETGAKAGVALNPHTPVHLLYDILEDIDIVCMMSVNPGFGGQKFIYRCLEKIRTLKIAIVERNLDVLIEVDGGVGLQNAESILRAGADVLVAGNAVFADDHPKNVIRKLKSISVETFEF from the coding sequence ATGGCCCTGATTGCTCCTTCACTACTCAGTTGTGATTTTTTAAAAATCGGAGAAGAAATTCAATGGCTGGAATCTTCGGAATCTGATTGGCATCATATCGACGTGATGGATGGCCGATTTGTGCCCAATATTTCTTTTGGACTGCCTGTACTTGCTGCAATGCACAGGATTGCTAAAAAACCTCTCGACGTGCATCTCATGATCGTTGAACCGGAAAAATACATCCTTGATTTTCGCAAAGCAGGTGCGGATCACATTACCGTGCATTTGGAAGCATGTACCCATTTGCACAGAGTGGTTCAACAAATCAAAGAAACCGGAGCAAAAGCCGGTGTTGCGCTGAATCCTCATACCCCCGTTCATCTGCTTTATGATATTTTGGAAGATATCGATATCGTTTGTATGATGTCGGTGAATCCGGGATTCGGCGGACAAAAATTCATATATCGATGTCTTGAGAAAATCAGAACGCTGAAAATCGCCATCGTTGAGAGAAATCTGGATGTTCTGATTGAAGTTGATGGAGGCGTTGGGTTGCAAAATGCAGAAAGCATCCTGCGCGCCGGAGCAGATGTTTTGGTAGCGGGCAATGCTGTTTTCGCTGATGATCATCCCAAAAATGTGATCCGGAAATTAAAATCCATTTCAGTCGAGACCTTTGAATTTTGA
- a CDS encoding FAD-binding protein encodes MQIADYRIPAAEIDNQEAHRQAISQALKIKKGLPFSFRIIRRNIDARSKTIFYVLRAEVNPIGVNTVEATEFDFKYVGDKPVVHIVGSGPCGYFAALELILAGYKPVILERGKDVRERRRDLRAIQQDGIVNPDSNYCYGEGGAGTYSDGKLYTRSDKRGNIRRVLDLLVFHGADPDILIDVHPHIGSNKLPGIVHNIRMTIEKSGGEILFNTCLIDFVVEQGSITKLITNRNTIESQQVIIATGHSAREIYRLFYEKNLSIELKSFAIGVRIEHPQKLIDAIQYKTEPRPDYLPAASYALSCQVENKGVFSFCMCPGGLIIPAATAPGEMVVNGMSLSKRDSPFANSGIVTTVDPSDFKDFSRFGALQGMLYQAHIEKCMFELGDGGQSAPAQRLEDFLKNQSSKELPGTSYIPGIFPAALHHHLPAELNHRLKNGLAQFCKRLPEYLHKDAILVATESRTSAPVTIPRDRETLMHPQIIGLYPAGEGAGYAGGILSAAMDGQKVAHAVVANQFKSKSFHF; translated from the coding sequence ATGCAAATTGCAGACTATAGAATTCCGGCTGCAGAGATTGATAACCAAGAGGCCCACCGGCAGGCAATTTCACAAGCATTAAAAATTAAAAAGGGCCTTCCGTTTTCGTTTCGGATCATTCGGCGAAATATCGATGCGAGGTCTAAAACCATTTTTTATGTATTGCGTGCAGAAGTAAACCCGATAGGTGTTAATACAGTTGAAGCTACCGAATTTGATTTTAAATACGTTGGCGATAAACCAGTTGTTCATATTGTTGGGTCCGGTCCCTGTGGTTACTTTGCTGCGCTTGAACTGATCCTTGCCGGGTACAAACCCGTTATTTTAGAAAGAGGCAAAGACGTGCGCGAAAGACGGCGCGATTTGCGTGCCATCCAACAAGATGGCATTGTCAATCCGGACTCCAATTACTGTTATGGAGAAGGTGGTGCGGGAACTTACTCGGATGGTAAACTTTATACGCGGTCAGACAAACGGGGAAACATCAGGCGAGTGCTGGACCTTCTTGTTTTTCACGGTGCAGATCCCGATATCCTCATCGATGTGCATCCGCATATCGGAAGCAATAAACTTCCGGGTATCGTTCATAACATCAGAATGACCATTGAAAAATCAGGTGGAGAAATTCTCTTTAATACCTGTTTGATTGACTTCGTTGTCGAACAGGGTAGTATTACAAAACTGATCACCAACAGAAATACCATCGAGTCACAGCAGGTCATCATTGCTACCGGCCATTCTGCCAGAGAAATTTACCGGCTGTTTTATGAGAAAAATTTGTCTATTGAACTGAAATCCTTCGCCATAGGTGTTCGCATAGAACATCCACAGAAACTTATCGATGCCATTCAATATAAAACCGAGCCCAGGCCGGATTACCTGCCCGCTGCAAGTTATGCTTTGAGTTGCCAGGTCGAAAATAAAGGCGTTTTTTCATTTTGCATGTGCCCCGGTGGTTTGATCATCCCGGCTGCAACAGCTCCTGGAGAAATGGTCGTAAACGGCATGTCTTTATCCAAAAGAGATTCCCCATTCGCCAACAGTGGAATAGTTACAACCGTGGATCCAAGTGATTTCAAAGACTTTTCGCGATTCGGCGCTTTGCAGGGTATGCTTTATCAAGCCCATATTGAAAAATGTATGTTTGAACTGGGTGATGGAGGACAAAGTGCTCCGGCGCAGCGATTGGAGGACTTTTTGAAAAATCAATCGAGCAAAGAATTGCCCGGAACATCCTACATACCCGGAATTTTTCCGGCAGCATTACACCATCATTTGCCTGCAGAACTCAACCACCGTTTAAAAAATGGGCTGGCACAGTTTTGCAAACGATTGCCGGAATACTTGCACAAAGATGCCATATTGGTTGCAACAGAATCGCGAACGAGTGCACCGGTTACCATTCCAAGAGACCGGGAAACCTTGATGCATCCCCAAATCATTGGGTTGTATCCGGCAGGGGAGGGCGCAGGATACGCCGGAGGTATCTTATCTGCAGCCATGGATGGACAAAAAGTAGCCCATGCGGTGGTTGCAAATCAATTCAAGTCAAAATCATTCCATTTTTAA
- a CDS encoding energy transducer TonB: MKIPNWIAQFFRASLPFSGELTDIIFNSRNRNYGAYTLRNNYIRNKLIGMFAAYAIFFLIICLPFLKYNRDFTPMTRMTEVILETPPEFLLPKLSPATPRAESFKEEVIKKKPEQATQVKVVKEMEELPVVREQSKITETEKTDSVNQHSMAESEHTGGQTSGDYAFDFADVMPSYPGGNHALSWFIHSKLIYPKEAVAQKTEGIVVVGFVVDQYGRVRQPKILKSLTPVCDAEALRVVRLIPDWMPGQNKGRNVSVLFKLPIEFKLAR, from the coding sequence ATGAAAATTCCAAATTGGATTGCTCAATTTTTTAGGGCTTCCTTGCCATTTTCAGGGGAGTTAACAGATATTATTTTCAATTCCAGAAACAGGAATTACGGGGCTTATACTTTGCGCAATAATTATATTCGCAATAAGCTTATTGGAATGTTCGCAGCATATGCGATCTTTTTTCTGATAATCTGTCTGCCATTTCTCAAATACAATCGGGATTTTACGCCCATGACAAGGATGACAGAAGTTATACTTGAAACTCCGCCAGAATTTTTATTGCCAAAACTGTCTCCTGCCACACCACGTGCAGAAAGTTTTAAGGAGGAAGTCATTAAGAAAAAGCCAGAACAAGCAACTCAGGTCAAGGTTGTTAAAGAAATGGAAGAATTACCTGTAGTACGTGAGCAATCAAAAATCACGGAGACAGAAAAAACGGATTCGGTCAATCAGCATTCCATGGCAGAATCAGAACATACCGGAGGTCAGACTTCCGGAGATTATGCATTCGACTTTGCCGACGTGATGCCTTCGTATCCGGGAGGTAATCATGCCTTATCCTGGTTTATACACAGCAAATTAATTTATCCTAAGGAAGCAGTCGCTCAAAAAACAGAAGGAATCGTGGTCGTTGGTTTTGTAGTAGATCAATATGGACGGGTCCGGCAGCCCAAAATATTAAAATCACTGACCCCGGTTTGCGATGCCGAAGCATTAAGGGTCGTGAGATTAATTCCCGATTGGATGCCCGGACAAAACAAAGGGAGAAATGTCAGTGTATTATTTAAACTGCCCATTGAATTTAAATTGGCGAGATAA
- the kdsA gene encoding 3-deoxy-8-phosphooctulonate synthase, producing the protein MKENILKQIQDRNHPHFFLIAGPCVVESEQLCQDIAGHVKEICDRLQIPYIFKASYRKANRSKIDSFTGIGDRLGMEILHRIGSSLNIPVTTDIHTEDEAGVAAQYTDVLQIPAFLCRQTSLLQAAAATGKTVNVKKGQFMSPEGMQFAVDKIRQSGNSKVWLTDRGTTFGYQDLIVDYRGIPAMRAFEVPVIMDCTHSLQQPNQTSGVTGGKPQLIETIAKAAVAVGADGLFIETHPNPAVAKSDGANMLKMEYLEALLEKLLKIRQALN; encoded by the coding sequence ATGAAAGAAAACATCCTTAAACAAATACAGGATCGCAATCATCCTCATTTTTTTTTAATCGCTGGGCCCTGTGTGGTTGAATCCGAACAACTATGTCAGGATATTGCAGGACATGTCAAGGAAATATGCGACCGTTTACAAATTCCCTATATTTTCAAAGCATCTTACAGGAAAGCAAATCGATCAAAAATTGATTCGTTTACCGGGATAGGCGACCGGCTGGGGATGGAGATTTTACACAGGATCGGATCTTCATTGAATATTCCGGTAACGACAGATATACACACTGAAGATGAAGCCGGGGTCGCTGCCCAATATACAGATGTACTGCAAATTCCTGCTTTCCTGTGCCGGCAAACCTCATTGTTACAAGCAGCCGCGGCGACTGGCAAAACTGTGAATGTGAAGAAAGGTCAGTTTATGAGTCCGGAAGGAATGCAATTTGCAGTAGATAAAATCAGACAAAGCGGCAATTCAAAAGTATGGCTTACCGACCGGGGAACGACCTTCGGGTATCAGGATCTCATCGTTGATTATAGAGGAATCCCGGCCATGAGGGCTTTTGAAGTTCCGGTCATTATGGATTGTACCCATTCTCTGCAACAACCCAATCAAACATCAGGGGTTACCGGTGGAAAGCCTCAACTGATCGAAACGATAGCTAAAGCAGCGGTTGCTGTTGGCGCAGACGGATTGTTTATTGAAACTCATCCCAATCCTGCCGTTGCCAAATCTGACGGTGCCAATATGCTGAAAATGGAATATCTGGAAGCCCTTCTGGAAAAGCTTCTAAAAATCAGACAGGCGCTGAATTAG
- a CDS encoding aminotransferase class I/II-fold pyridoxal phosphate-dependent enzyme — translation MDPERLSYIINEFAENRESYFNAVAPPIVQTSNFAFETVEEMRNRFKDEYGGYLYSRGLNPTVDILRKKMAALEETEDALILNSGASAIFSAVVPFVKSGDHIISVAQPYTWAQKLFNELLPRFGVETTYVDGRNIDHFKNAYRSQTKLIYLESPNSWDFAIQDLNAVSSWAKTHGMLTVIDNSYCSPVYQQPSKFGIDLILHSATKYISGHSDTVAGVLCGKKAHLEKLFNLEYLTAGNGIQPFNAWLLLRGLRTLPMRLEHLSKSTRVLVDFMKNHPKVERVLFPLDPDFPQYDLARMQMNGACGLFSFVVKSDDPDRIEKFCNQLKHILKAVSWGGYESLIIPRLAGIEKNQFDKQNEAHRMIRMYVGLESTDYLIGDLAQAMQHL, via the coding sequence ATGGATCCTGAACGCCTGTCCTACATCATCAACGAATTTGCGGAGAATCGCGAATCTTATTTTAATGCCGTTGCGCCACCAATTGTACAAACTTCAAATTTTGCATTTGAAACCGTTGAAGAGATGCGCAACAGATTTAAAGACGAATATGGAGGTTATCTCTATTCCAGAGGTCTGAATCCAACAGTCGACATCCTGCGAAAAAAAATGGCAGCATTGGAGGAAACAGAAGACGCACTTATTTTAAACAGCGGAGCCTCTGCTATTTTTTCAGCAGTCGTGCCATTTGTAAAATCGGGGGATCATATTATATCAGTTGCTCAGCCTTATACCTGGGCACAAAAGTTATTTAATGAATTGCTTCCCAGATTTGGAGTGGAAACCACCTATGTCGATGGTCGCAATATCGATCATTTTAAAAATGCTTATCGCAGTCAAACCAAATTGATCTATCTCGAGTCCCCAAACAGTTGGGATTTTGCGATCCAGGATTTGAATGCAGTTTCTTCCTGGGCGAAGACGCATGGAATGCTTACAGTAATCGACAACAGTTATTGCAGCCCTGTATATCAGCAACCTTCAAAATTTGGCATCGATCTGATTTTACATTCGGCAACAAAATATATTTCCGGACACAGCGATACGGTTGCCGGTGTTCTGTGTGGAAAAAAAGCGCATTTGGAAAAATTATTTAATCTGGAGTATCTCACTGCAGGAAATGGAATCCAGCCATTCAATGCATGGTTGCTGCTGCGGGGACTCCGGACATTGCCCATGAGATTGGAACATCTTTCGAAATCAACCCGGGTGCTTGTGGATTTCATGAAAAATCATCCAAAAGTCGAACGCGTTTTGTTTCCCTTGGATCCTGATTTCCCTCAATACGATTTGGCAAGAATGCAAATGAACGGGGCATGTGGTTTGTTTTCATTTGTCGTAAAATCCGATGATCCTGATCGCATTGAAAAGTTTTGCAATCAACTGAAGCACATCCTCAAAGCAGTGAGCTGGGGTGGGTATGAGAGTTTAATTATTCCCAGGCTTGCGGGAATTGAAAAAAATCAGTTTGATAAACAGAATGAGGCGCACCGCATGATCCGCATGTATGTTGGTCTGGAGAGTACTGATTACCTGATCGGGGATCTCGCACAAGCCATGCAGCATTTATAA
- a CDS encoding TonB-dependent receptor translates to MLHAQIVTFTISGKIKDAQNGIPVEFASVYIPETALFTESDTNGFFQLALPKKDKYLLKINRLGYQPLEVKLSWKEIVSCKVLVIDLKRKISREVEIISSKEDRESGVREKVESFSMLPSVSGNLESVLPSIALGLRSSAGGELSSQYSVRGGSYDENLVFMNDFEIFRPQLIRNGQQEGLSFPNPDLIKDLKFHSGGFEAKFGDKLSSVLDIRYKNPDTLKGSVTASLLGMSFHLEGTSDGLRLKSSSRKLSYLIGARYKTTRYILSSLDVKGEYTPDFFDFQSFLQYDINRQWKLSWIGNVNRSHFKLLPESSTVAKGSFFQILNLNTVFEGSEDDYFEQNMTGLSLNFISDQSKVPYFMKWSAALYYGHEVERFDILGYYRLVEVEAGNTDEEGKEVKLWGTGTQHVYTRNRLNSLVQHYEWRGAADLDSENDPFGQFVQWGVWYRREHLDDRINEWERLDSAGYSLPLSDSGLQVFNVYKSSHDFYNDKIAIWLQDEMKWKMNSGNLLKINAGLRFHHSALNKERIFNPRLKLEWIPHLSKSNTHIWISTGLYHQAPFYREMRSPDGSLNTDLKAQKSAHYVIGMQREFWMRKLSPSRFKWISEIYYKDLWDVVSYDLENVRIRYSGNNDAEAYAIGWDNRIHGEFVPGAESWVNLSFLRTRERLLGIQHKQHSLESPEGKDIDDVPRPTDQFMALSIFFQDYLPQNENFKMHIQINLASGLPYGLKGSNTVYRNEQSLKAYHRVDIGFSMQLWDRNKSGNKPNSIFRFCRQAWISAEVFNLLKVKNEASISWIRTLYNYQFAIPNYLSSQRLNLRFRVDF, encoded by the coding sequence ATGCTGCACGCTCAAATAGTGACGTTTACCATTTCAGGAAAAATCAAAGATGCTCAAAATGGCATTCCAGTTGAATTCGCAAGTGTGTATATTCCCGAAACAGCCTTGTTTACGGAATCAGATACCAATGGTTTTTTTCAATTGGCATTGCCAAAAAAGGATAAATATTTGCTTAAAATTAACCGATTGGGTTACCAGCCATTAGAAGTCAAACTAAGCTGGAAAGAAATCGTTTCTTGTAAAGTTTTAGTAATTGATCTAAAACGAAAAATCAGCAGAGAGGTCGAAATTATTTCTTCGAAGGAAGATCGGGAAAGCGGTGTGCGCGAAAAGGTTGAATCATTTTCAATGCTTCCTTCTGTGAGTGGAAATCTGGAAAGCGTTTTACCGTCTATAGCACTCGGACTGCGCAGCAGTGCGGGAGGTGAACTCTCTTCACAGTACAGTGTCAGAGGGGGAAGTTACGATGAGAATCTGGTGTTTATGAATGATTTTGAAATATTCAGGCCACAACTCATTCGCAACGGACAACAAGAAGGATTGTCTTTTCCAAATCCGGATCTGATCAAAGATTTAAAATTCCATTCCGGTGGATTCGAAGCCAAATTCGGCGACAAACTGTCTTCGGTTTTGGATATCCGATACAAAAATCCAGACACTTTAAAAGGAAGTGTAACTGCCAGTTTGCTGGGGATGAGTTTTCATCTCGAAGGAACTTCAGATGGCTTGCGCCTAAAATCTTCTAGCAGAAAATTGAGCTATCTGATAGGCGCCAGGTATAAAACAACGCGTTACATTCTCAGCAGTCTCGATGTAAAAGGAGAATACACACCTGATTTTTTTGATTTTCAATCATTTTTACAATACGATATCAACAGGCAATGGAAACTTTCCTGGATTGGCAATGTCAATCGCAGTCATTTCAAATTATTGCCAGAATCGTCAACCGTGGCCAAGGGAAGTTTTTTTCAAATCCTCAATTTAAATACAGTTTTTGAAGGATCTGAAGACGACTATTTCGAACAAAACATGACCGGACTTAGTCTGAATTTTATTTCTGACCAATCTAAAGTGCCCTATTTTATGAAGTGGAGCGCAGCACTTTATTATGGACATGAAGTCGAACGCTTCGATATTTTGGGTTATTACAGGCTGGTTGAAGTGGAAGCAGGCAATACAGATGAGGAAGGAAAGGAAGTAAAATTATGGGGAACAGGAACGCAACATGTATATACACGAAACAGGCTGAATAGCCTGGTCCAGCATTACGAATGGAGGGGTGCTGCCGATCTGGATTCTGAAAATGATCCGTTCGGTCAGTTTGTACAGTGGGGTGTATGGTACCGCCGAGAGCATCTCGATGATCGCATAAACGAGTGGGAACGGCTCGATAGTGCTGGATATTCTTTGCCTTTGTCGGATTCCGGACTACAGGTCTTCAATGTGTACAAGTCCTCACACGATTTTTACAATGATAAGATTGCGATATGGCTGCAGGATGAAATGAAATGGAAAATGAATTCCGGAAATTTGTTGAAAATAAATGCAGGGCTTCGCTTTCATCATTCGGCTTTAAACAAGGAAAGAATATTTAACCCCAGATTAAAACTGGAATGGATACCCCATCTCAGTAAAAGCAATACCCATATCTGGATTTCAACCGGGCTCTACCACCAGGCCCCTTTTTACAGGGAAATGAGAAGTCCGGACGGGAGCCTGAATACAGATCTTAAAGCGCAAAAATCGGCCCATTATGTAATTGGGATGCAAAGAGAGTTCTGGATGCGAAAATTGAGTCCGTCGAGATTTAAATGGATTAGTGAAATCTACTACAAGGATCTATGGGATGTGGTGTCTTATGACCTGGAAAATGTGCGAATCCGATATTCGGGAAACAATGATGCCGAAGCTTATGCCATAGGTTGGGATAACCGGATCCATGGAGAGTTTGTACCGGGAGCAGAATCCTGGGTCAATTTATCTTTTCTTCGCACACGTGAACGACTGTTAGGCATACAACACAAGCAACACAGCCTTGAAAGTCCAGAAGGTAAAGACATTGACGATGTACCCCGGCCAACCGATCAGTTTATGGCCTTGAGTATATTCTTTCAGGATTATCTCCCGCAGAATGAAAATTTTAAAATGCACATTCAGATTAACCTGGCCAGTGGACTGCCATACGGCCTTAAAGGCAGCAATACTGTTTACAGAAACGAACAAAGCCTGAAAGCTTACCACCGGGTCGATATTGGATTTTCCATGCAGTTGTGGGACAGAAATAAAAGCGGCAATAAACCCAACTCAATTTTTAGATTTTGTCGCCAGGCCTGGATCAGTGCGGAGGTTTTTAATTTGCTCAAGGTCAAAAACGAAGCCTCCATCAGTTGGATACGGACCTTATATAACTACCAGTTTGCAATCCCGAATTATCTGAGCAGCCAGCGGTTGAATTTGAGGTTTAGGGTGGATTTTTAA